From a single Oreochromis niloticus isolate F11D_XX linkage group LG3, O_niloticus_UMD_NMBU, whole genome shotgun sequence genomic region:
- the LOC109201336 gene encoding uncharacterized protein LOC109201336 produces the protein MEKEGYEVRSTTSKKSSHSSTASVMLAATTARAKAEAAQKRAEFAKKEVEFKIERAKLDAKLDVLAKESEAEAAAAEAAVLESAVANFDMSDEHLSLPKETQSSHERTTDYVNMHQARSDSVKSKDVKIEKGEYANRPKPPDMSPDELPSAPKDYGSLRPPDQRHYSPERQGQQLRSVNYQQHLSHVSPGFTPPSAGRFQYYPPDPNSSRDSNELAKYLMRGQLLTSELTKFDDKPENYLSWKSSFINAIDTLELRASEQIDLLVKSLGPESTKHAHRIKAVNITNPAVALELIWERLEEIYGSPEAIESALFTKLDQFPKIGPRDNQKLRELSDLLQEINAAKQEGYLHGLSYLDTARGVAPIVDKLPYGIQDKWMMEGSHYKQRHKVTFPPFTFFLQFIQTQAKARNDPSFNLLSTCNSGVKRDKLGDGYSNNRRSVSVHKTNVTAISEEGPDKCCPVHNKPHALQQCRSFREKPIQERKAILKQHNICFKCCASNKHVARDCQAEIKCSECNSDKHPTALHSDVPRFPKALQPPASHGGEKQELQETAVVSSCTEVCGEGFSGKSCSKICLVNVYPANDPSKRQRMYVMLDDQSNVSLACSEFFDMFEVNGKTEPYTLQTCSGIGLTSGRRASGYMIEAIDSSLAIQLPMLIECNMIPNKREEIPTPSAAYAHSHLKGIAHKIPPLDSGADILLLLGRDILRVHKVRSQINGPHNAPYAQRLDLGWVIIGDVCLGNTHKPSQVSTFKTHVLSDGRPTHFSPCESHFTVKPDTSLLNRHLVLGGSNIKDRTQNRTIGNNVFCQTKDDNKLAPSMADLQFLNIMDNECFQDESQSWVAPLPFRQPRALLPNNRRYALSRLKSLERTLDKNPEMKAHLIDFMQKMLDNGHAELAPPLQGNKECWYLPYFGVYHPQKPSQIRVVFDSSAQFEGMSLNTVLLSGPNLNNSLLGVLVRFRKHPVAVTADIQQMFYCFLVREDCRDVLRFVWHKDNDPQKELVDYRMCVHVFGNSPSPAVATYGLRRAAQKGEAKYGSDVRHFIERDFYVDDALKSVPTKHDAIDLLKRTQDMLADSNLRLLKIASNKVEVMDAFSPQDRAKDLQNLDLFKDELPDQRSLGVKWNIMEDYFTFHIPHAEKPYTRRGVLSTVNSVFDPLGFLAPDTVRGRLLLRELSLQTTEWDSPLPEDLKDASMKAICAVSYLKVTTGDGKTEVGFALESQLLQSNGISLRPTRILLTTAHDQFQLLS, from the exons ATGGAGAAAGAAGGATATGAAGTAAGATCCACAACGTCAAAGAAATCTAGCCACTCTTCCACTGCAAGCGTAATGTTAGCCGCCACTACTGCCCGTGCTAAAGCTGAAGCTGCCCAAAAAAGAGCTGAGTTTGCAAAGAAGGAAGTTGAATTTAAAATAGAAAGAGCCAAATTAGATGCAAAGCTTGATGTTCTAGCAAAAGAAAGTGAAGCTGAGGCCGCAGCCGCTGAAGCAGCTGTCTTGGAGTCTGCTGTTGCAAATTTTGACATGAGTGATGAGCACCTGAGCTTACCAAAGGAGACACAGAGTTCTCATGAGCGAACTACAGACTATGTCAATATGCATCAGGCACGCAGTGATTCAGTCAAATCAAAGGACGTCAAAATAGAAAAAGGCGAGTATGCAAATCGACCTAAGCCACCGGACATGTCACCGGATGAACTGCCCTCAGCACCAAAGGACTATGGCTCCCTCAGACCCCCTGATCAAAGACATTACTCACCTGAAAGGCAAGGACAACAGTTACGCTCTGTTAACTATCAGCAGCACCTCAGCCATGTCTCACCAGGGTTTACACCGCCCTCTGCTGGACGTTTTCAGTACTACCCTCCAGATCCAAATTCCTCTAGGGACTCTAATGAGCTTGCCAAATATTTAATGAGAGGTCAGTTGTTAACCTCTGAACTCACCAAGTTTGATGACAAGCCGGAGAACTATCTATCTTGGAAGTCATCTTTCATCAACGCCATTGACACTCTAGAGCTTAGGGCGTCTGAACAAATCGACCTCCTTGTGAAATCACTTGGCCCAGAATCTACCAAGCATGCACATCGCATTAAAGCTGTAAACATAACAAACCCAGCTGTGGCATTAGAGCTAATCTGGGAGAGGCTAGAAGAAATCTATGGGTCGCCAGAAGCCATTGAAAGTGCTCTTTTCACCAAACTTGATCAATTTCCTAAAATAGGGCCCAGAGACAATCAAAAACTAAGAGAGCTGAGTGATCTGTTGCAGGAAATAAATGCAGCAAAACAAGAAGGGTACTTGCATGGACTCTCCTATCTCGATACAGCGCGAGGTGTCGCTCCCATTGTGGATAAGCTGCCATATGGGATACAAGACAAGTGGATGATGGAAGGCTCACACTACAAGCAGCGGCACAAGGTGACCTTCCCTCCATTCACGTTCTTCTTACAGTTCATACAGACACAAGCAAAGGCACGCAACGATCCAAGCTTCAATCTGCTGTCAACCTGCAACTCTGGAGTTAAAAGGGACAAGCTTGGAGATGGTTACAGCAACAACCGCAGGTCAGTTTCAGTGCATAAAACCAACGTTACGGCCATATCTGAGGAAGGACCGGACAAATGTTGTCCTGTGCACAACAAACCTCACGCCTTACAACAGTGCAGAAGTTTCAGAGAAAAGCCAATTCAGGAACGAAAGGCAATATTAAAGCAACACAACATCTGTTTCAAGTGCTGCGCTTCTAACAAACATGTAGCTCGCGACTGTCAAGCAGAAATCAAATGCTCTGAATGTAACAGTGATAAGCACCCAACAGCTCTGCATTCAGATGTTCCTCGCTTTCCCAAAGCTCTTCAGCCCCCAGCAAGTCACGGCGGGGAGAAACAAGAGCTACAGGAGACTGCAGTTGTTTCAAGTTGCACTGAGGTATGTGGGGAAGGATTTTCTGGGAAATCTTGCTCAAAAATATGCCTGGTTAACGTTTATCCTGCCAACGATCCTAGTAAACGCCAGAGAATGTATGTCATGCTAGATGACCAGAGTAACGTTTCACTAGCATGCTCTGAGTTTTTTGACATGTTCGAGGTTAATGGTAAGACAGAGCCATACACCCTCCAGACATGCAGTGGCATAGGTCTCACTTCTGGCAGAAGAGCCTCTGGGTATATGATAGAGGCAATCGATAGCTCCCTCGCTATTCAGCTGCCCATGTTAATCGAGTGCAACATGATTCCCAACAAAAGAGAGGAAATTCCCACTCCCTCCGCGGCTTACGCACACAGTCACCTCAAAGGCATAGCACACAAAATACCACCCTTGGACAGTGGTGCAGACATTTTGCTGTTGCTTGGAAGAGACATTTTGAGAGTTCATAAAGTGCGCAGTCAGATCAATGGTCCGCACAATGCACCATACGCACAGAGGCTGGACTTAGGCTGGGTGATAATAGGAGATGTGTGCTTAGGCAATACTCATAAGCCTTCCCAAGTCTCCACCTTTAAGACTCACGTTCTATCGGATGGAAGACCAACTCATTTTTCCCCGTGCGAAAGCCACTTTACTGTCAAGCCAGACACCAGTCTTTTAAATCGACACTTAGTACTTGGTGGTTCAAACATAAAGGACAGAACACAAAACAGAACTATAGGAAACAATGTTTTCTGCCAGACCAAGGATGACAATAAGCTTGCACCCTCCATGGCAGATCTGCAGTTCCTGAATATCATGGACAATGAGTGTTTCCAGGATGAGTCACAAAGCTGGGTGGCTCCATTGCCGTTCCGCCAGCCCAGAGCATTGCTGCCTAACAATCGCCGCTACGCACTCAGTCGCCTCAAGTCACTTGAACGAACTCTAGACAAAAACCCAGAAATGAAAGCTCACCTGATAGACTTTATGCAGAAAATGTTGGACAATGGGCACGCGGAGCTCGCACCCCCATTACAAGGGAACAAAGAGTGTTGGTACCTGCCCTATTTCGGAGTATACCATCCTCAAAAGCCGTCACAAATCCGAGTGGTATTTGACTCCAGCGCGCAGTTTGAAGGTATGTCGCTCAACACAGTGCTGTTATCAGGACCCAATCTGAACAACAGTCTATTAGGCGTGCTAGTGAGATTCAGGAAACATCCAGTTGCAGTAACCGCAGATATCCAGCAGATGTTCTATTGCTTCCTGGTGCGCGAGGACTGCAGGGATGTACTGAGGTTTGTCTGGCACAAAGACAATGATCCACAGAAAGAGCTCGTGGATTACAGGATGTGCGTGCATGTATTTGGAAACAGCCCCTCGCCTGCTGTAGCCACATATGGTTTGAGGAGGGCTGCGCAAAAAGGAGAAGCCAAATACGGGTCAGATGTTCGCCATTTCATTGAGCGTGATTTTTATGTTGATGATGCTTTAAAGTCTGTTCCCACCAAACATGATGCTATCGACCTCCTGAAACGGACACAAGACATGCTAGCAGACTCAAACCTTCGCCTCTTAAAAATAGCATCAAATAAGGTTGAAGTGATGGACGCATTCTCACCTCAAGACCGAGCCAAGGATCTCCAAAATCTGGACCTGTTCAAGGATGAACTCCCAGATCAGCGCAGTCTTGGAGTAAAGTGGAATATAATGGAGGACTATTTCACTTTTCACATTCCTCACGCTGAAAAGCCATACACACGAAGAGGAGTCCTTTCAACTGTGAACAGTGTGTTTGACCCGCTCGGGTTTTTGGCCCCAGACACCGTTCGAGGACGTCTGCTTCTAAGAGAGTTGTCGCTACAGACAACAGAGTGGGACTCACCTCTCCCAGAGGATCTGAAAG ATGCGTCCATGAAGGCAATATGTGCAGTTTCATACCTCAAGGTCACCACTGGGGATGGCAAGACAGAGGTTGGGTTTGCCCTAG AGAGTCAACTACTCCAGAGCAATGGCATTTCGTTACGACCGACCAGAATCCTGCTGACCACGGCTCACGATCAGTTCCAGCTGCTGAGTTAG